Genomic window (Rhododendron vialii isolate Sample 1 chromosome 4a, ASM3025357v1):
AAGCCATCTTCCCTGGCTCGGGTTGCGGCGGGAACTGGATTCTGGGGCTCGGGTTGACCATCTCTCCTCGGGTAACCCGCTGGCGGTGGAGCAGTAAACTGAACCGATGCTGCAGCGTATCCAGGTGCTGGATAAGCTACTGCACATAATTTAAGTAAGAAATTCCATAAAACCAAAAACGCATGCTCCCtccttccaattttttttctttccttgttctccttgattttcaaaaaatacctcCTAAATTCTctttactttcaacatttctctctctatctctcttcacttattacccctattatttttcaaaaaaacatcaAGTCCAAATCTAAACACAGcattaaaaattctaaaaattttcACAACTTAAATTGTTCGTCTAAAAAAGTCATTGTagattattttttatccttatttaattttttttttttgcatttgttaattttgtcatttttttatgaattattgtttcgtcgtgacgagagaaatcttaaaaacaaaaattatgaccgaaactcaatttttttgaataaagacaaaaagaagtcaataaatcaatttttttctctttattcaaaaaaaaatttgaattttgattgtaattttttttacgactttttagatttctttcgtcatgacaaagtaataatccttaaaaaaattgacgaagaactaacaaatgcaaatttttttttgaataaag
Coding sequences:
- the LOC131323296 gene encoding protein CYSTEINE-RICH TRANSMEMBRANE MODULE 9-like isoform X1, whose product is MSSQLNQNQPQVAYPAPGYAAASVQFTAPPPAGYPRRDGQPEPQNPVPAATRAREDGFWKGCCAALCCCCVLDACF
- the LOC131323296 gene encoding protein CYSTEINE-RICH TRANSMEMBRANE MODULE 9-like isoform X2, with translation MSSQLNQNQPQAYPAPGYAAASVQFTAPPPAGYPRRDGQPEPQNPVPAATRAREDGFWKGCCAALCCCCVLDACF